One window from the genome of Hydractinia symbiolongicarpus strain clone_291-10 chromosome 1, HSymV2.1, whole genome shotgun sequence encodes:
- the LOC130648585 gene encoding glutathione hydrolase 1 proenzyme-like, giving the protein MEKKHIIIALVVVIVIVAVAITLGVTLSKDDDGDGNNYAAVKDYYTNGAVATDAKNCSDIGLEMLKAGGHAVDAAIASLICVGVVNLHSTGISGGGFMTLYDKAKRKTTVFDYRETGPAGLHANSYAHDKNAAKVGGLAVGVPGEIRGLKLVHERYGKLPWSQLFEPSVKLAEEGITVGKHMASKLSSSTRKAIMVDPGLKEILVKEDGTFKKAGDIIVNKKYADTLRILKDNPEDLYTENISKSFLSDVNSNNGNMTADDLKNYKVLEKVPITTTLNGLTLHTTPLPGGGSVLIHILNMVKGYKFNASYLDTVYEKVLTYHRIVESFKFSYSKRPHLGDPDKVPVENKTEFDKMKEDIISLGKAEMNRMKVNDTSTQKNSYYDQFFTTTEDDGTTHVSVIDKDGNAVSATDTINFAFGAKFRSMKTGIIYNNELADFFLNSTYGDKYPTPLYNAPGAGRRPLSSTCPSILVDKDGNVVMVVGGSGGTRITLSTAWVIIKKLMFSYNLTSAVEDARPQHAFFPEYIRNEKGYLLSDDIVEGLKKKNHRILQSSLNAIVQGIYVDGGKIYAKSDPRKEGVAAGY; this is encoded by the exons ATTGGTTTGGAAATGTTAAAAGCAGGAGGGCATGCTGTAGATGCTGCTATTGCAAGTTTAATTTGCGTAGGAGTGGTAAATCTGCACTCTACTGGTATCAGTGGTGGAGGTTTTATGACACTGTACGATAAAGCAAAGAGGAAAACTACAGTGTTTGACTATAGAGAAACTGGTCCAGCTGGCTTACATGCAAACTCTTATGCTCATGACAAAAACGCCGCAAAAGTAG gtGGATTAGCAGTCGGGGTTCCTGGAGAGATCAGAGGTTTAAAGTTAGTTCATGAAAGGTATGGAAAATTACCTTGGTCTCAATTATTTGAACCATCAGTCAAGCTGGCTGAAGAAGGTATCACGGTCGGAAAGCACATGGCTTCGAAATTATCAAGTTCTACAAGGAAAGCAATCATGGTGGATCCTGGATTGAA AGAAATTCTAGTAAAGGAAGACGGTACGTTCAAAAAGGCGGGAGATATTattgttaacaaaaaatatgctgatacaCTCCGAATACTTAAAGACAATCCAGAAGATCTTtacacagaaaatatctcgaAGTCATTTTTAAGTGATGTCAACAGCAATAATGGTAACATGACGGCAGacgatttaaaaaattacaaagttttAGAGAAAGTACCTATAACCACAACATTGAATGGATTGACACTTCATACAACTCCTTTACCAGGAGGTGGTTCTGTTTTAATACACATCTTAAATATGGTAAAAG GGTATAAGTTCAACGCATCATATTTGGACACTGTTTATGAGAAAGTGTTAACATATCACAGAATTgttgaaagttttaaatttagctATTCGAAACGTCCACATCTTGGTGATCCCGATAAAGTACCTGTTGAAAATAAAACCGAATTCGATAAG ATGAAAGAAGACATAATAAGTCTAGGGAAGGCTGAAATGAATCGTATGAAAGTGAATGACACTTCCAcgcaaaaaaatagttattacgatcaattctttacgacaactGAAGACGATGGTACTACACATGTTTCAGTGATTGATAAAGATGGGAATGCTGTATCAGCTACGGATACGATCAATTTTGC GTTTGGCGCAAAATTTCGATCAATGAAAACTGGTATTATATACAACAACGAACtagctgatttttttttaaactccaCTTACGGTGATAAATATCCAACGCCGTTATATAATGCTCCCGGTGCTGGACGCCGACCTCTTTCATCGACCTGTCCGTCAATTTTAGTTGATAAAGATGGAAATGTTGTGATGGTGGTTGGTGGTTCGGGAGGTACCAGGATAACACTTTCTACCGCTTGG GTTATCATCAAGAAGTTGATGTTTTCGTACAATCTAACTTCGGCTGTGGAAGATGCTCGTCCGCAACACGCATTTTTTCCAGAATACATTCGAAATGAAAAAGGGTACCTCCTCTCCGACGATATTGTGGAGggattgaaaaaaaagaatcacAGAATTCTACAATCCAGTCTTAATGCTATAGTTCAAGGTATATATGTTGACGGTGGGAAAATTTACGCGAAATCTGATCCCAGAAAAGAAGGTGTGGCAGCTGGATATTAA
- the LOC130648574 gene encoding uncharacterized protein LOC130648574 encodes MDFKKHELEIPDFDDYFKNNMVDMDAITLTEDDIDNPYVKLNVTMLSKYPMEHLKQWLVFRGDTLRGIHTLKDAQVRVWNYFENKNNQKIVDPTPDKLWIRKKAMELGKILKPLWKEGSLPEAPSAIQNDMKNPLDLTGWSKSLQGVPVFTVTQMTDYHTKVNNTFVEKAKTIKKHFARGEQFVEEKYIDTSTIYVKQDNNIFCIKGIAAASLKKMNRWVFIVLNKINGEVVFAHCQCPAGKTGTCSHCYAVMKLLAKWVVDELRMIPEPKACTSMPCVWNVPQAREYMQKPPVSELTIKSPDSKRNATNTEGASKKGITSSLYEPRSEHNRDTRSDSLRILLDNVTNFHGKAHAPKIMNTNPQLYTQTQFGPVPFGSILSYQCALMPPDFKVYCNIKEDGNKGDRVLFSDFTDHFFKQNDNVIDNYANEIHLVEQKKLMLLQNLKEQAADAISIEKNTRDQANNPNWFKYRENRFTASLCNKLGNSGPKTERGLKTLARNIVHGCVPQQFLKVKFEYGRYHEPIAIAHYERYMKIAGFQVVVENNGLTIDQNNYVLGATPDGRVNCNGFYGILEVKCSHLYRDIDPKLVCSVAKNPCILYDSNTENIKINKDHTYYNQIQMQLAITCQTWCDFIFYTSKGLVIDRVPFDMKYWQELQKNILRFYFTYMLPQIIEKDQDKLM; translated from the exons atggattttaaaaaacacgAGTTGGAGATACCAGATTTTGATGattatttcaaaaacaacatggtTG aTATGGATGCCATTACTCTCACAGAAGATGATATTGACAACCCATATGTAAAATTAAATGttacaatgctttcaaaatatcctATGGAACATTTAAAACAGTGGTTAGTATTTAGAGGAGACACTCTACGTGGTATTCACACACTAAAAGATGCCCAAGTTAG AGTATGGAACTACTTTGAGAATAAAAACAATCAGAAGATTGTTGATCCAACACCTGATAAGCTTTGGATTAGGAAAAAAGCAATGGAGCtaggaaaaattttaaaaccgctTTGGAAAGAAGGCTCACTACCTGAAGCACCCTCAGCAATACAAAATGATATGAAAAATCCATTGGACCTCACTGGCTGGTCAAAGTCTTTGCAAGGTGTACCTGTCTTTACCGTTACGCAAATGACAGACTATCACACAAAAGTAAACAATACATTTGTTGAAAAggctaaaacaattaaaaaacattttgcaagAGGTGAACAATTTGTAGAAGAAAAATACATTGATACCAGCACAATATATGTCAAACAAGACaataatatattttgtataaaaggTATAGCTGctgcaagtttaaaaaaaatgaatagatGGGTGTTTATTGTacttaacaaaattaatggTGAAGTTGTATTTGCACATTGTCAATGTCCAGCCGGAAAAACCGGCACATGTTCGCATTGCTATGCCGTTATGAAACTGTTAGCTAAATGGGTAGTTGATGAATTGCGTATGATTCCAGAGCCTAAAGCATGCACATCAATGCCATGTGTTTGGAATGTACCGCAGGCAAGAGAATATATGCAAAAGCCACCTGTCTCAGAACTAACCATTAAATCACCAGATTCAAAAAGGAATGCCACAAATACTGAAGGAGCTTCTAAAAAAGGAATTACATCTTCATTGTACGAGCCAAGATCTGAACATAACAGAGACACACGTAGTGACAGTTTGAGAATTTTGCTTGACAACGTCACTAATTTTCATGGCAAAGCACATGCACCAAAAATTATGAACACAAATCCTCAGCTATACACGCAAACACAATTTGGGCCGGTGCCATTTGGATCTATTCTGAGCTACCAATGTGCCTTAATGCCACCAGATTTTAAAGTTTACTGTAACATTAAGGAGGATGGAAACAAGGGCGACCGGGTTTTGTTTTCAGATTTTACTGaccacttttttaaacaaaatgacaATGTTATCGATAATTATGCCAATGAAATTCATTTAGTTGAGCAAAAAAAGCTAATGTtactacaaaatttaaaagagcAGGCAGCTGATGCAATCAGCATCGAAAAAAATACACGAGACCAAGCTAACAATCCAAATTGGTTCAAGTATAGAGAAAACAGATTTACTGCCTCACTGTGCAACAAACTTGGAAACAGTGGACCCAAAACAGAAAGAGGCTTAAAAACTTTAGCACGAAATATAGTGCATGGTTGTGTACCACaacagtttttaaaagttaaatttgagTATGGACGATATCATGAACCCATAGCCATTGCACATTATGAAAGATACATGAAGATTGCAGGTTTCCAAGTTGTTGTGGAAAATAATGGTTTAACAATAGATCAAAATAATTATGTGCTTGGAGCTACACCAGATGGAAGAGTTAACTGCAATGGCTTTTATGGCATCCTTGAGGTAAAATGCAGTCACTTGTACAGAGACATAGATCCAAAGTTAGTGTGTTCTGTGGCGAAAAACCCTTGCATTCTCTATGACAGCAatacagaaaatatcaaaataaataaagatcaCACATATTACAATCAGATACAAATGCAATTGGCTATCACATGTCAAACATggtgtgattttattttttatacctcAAAAGGTCTTGTAATCGACAGAGTGCCATTTGACATGAAATACTGGCAAGaactacaaaaaaacattttacggTTTTACTTTACATATATGCTACCACAAATCATAGAGAAAGATCAGGACAAATTGATGTAA